In a genomic window of Candidatus Zymogenus saltonus:
- a CDS encoding PAS domain S-box protein, whose protein sequence is MKDRTGIEASETDEQYRDLIENSTEGVAVLQDGKVVFYNKFLKDYVGYTDEELKSKTFSDFIHPDDVNVVVDSYARSMKGEEVPGIYEFRVISKDGTITETELYTSMSLWNGKPAVLCYFRNITDRKRTELELKKSEEKFRLLYENLPGGSFIINSDYLIEDANDFLCQITGFKREELIGHECDIICPKGPHKCPIFDMGKERIENDETAVKSKDGRFIPIIKSARRIPIRGVEVVVENFQDITEMKIARKNLEKSEETIRNIFETSEEVLFASDIKGEITDINPAIERVAGYSVDEIIGKSAFIFYEDPYEREELISELKRTGFLKNKEIHLYAKDGSILYGLVTANPRLDDKGNIIGLRGSIRDITEMKKLEYQFMQTQKMEAIGNLAGGIAHNFNNILMGIMGYAEFLVLKKKPDDQDYKAVKTIFDATQRAVELTTQLLNIARSGTHIPRKINLNNIVKETLLLLSGSMDKSVKIETHYEEEVKPIKGDRGQLEQCLLNLCINAREAMKVGGKIVIETQNVYLEDNYATNHIEAGTGDYVMMSVSDTGVGIPAKIKERIFEPFFTTKSDKGGTGMGLATLYGIIKNHGGFVNVYSEEGKGSVFKLYFPVSLGVIDEEEELGEELAEGTAAGGTETVLIIDDEQYVLDIWADYLTDNGFKVLTAKNGKKGIKLFKERADDIDIVILDYIMPDISGRDVLKRLKEIKKDIKVLVASGYSKNGQAKEMMEGDADGFIQKPSSLSELIRKIRGIIDR, encoded by the coding sequence ATGAAAGACAGAACCGGCATCGAGGCTTCCGAGACAGACGAGCAGTACCGGGATCTCATCGAGAATTCGACCGAGGGCGTAGCGGTACTGCAGGACGGCAAGGTAGTATTCTACAATAAATTCCTGAAGGATTACGTCGGTTATACAGACGAGGAGCTTAAAAGCAAAACCTTCTCCGATTTCATCCACCCGGATGACGTCAATGTCGTAGTGGACAGTTATGCCAGGTCAATGAAAGGAGAAGAAGTCCCTGGAATATATGAATTCAGGGTCATATCAAAGGACGGTACGATCACCGAAACGGAATTATATACATCTATGTCACTGTGGAACGGAAAGCCGGCCGTACTCTGCTATTTTAGAAATATTACGGATAGAAAGCGAACGGAACTGGAGCTTAAAAAAAGCGAAGAGAAGTTCCGGCTGCTGTATGAAAACCTCCCCGGCGGAAGTTTTATAATAAACAGCGATTATTTGATCGAGGACGCCAATGATTTCCTCTGTCAGATAACCGGTTTTAAGAGGGAAGAGCTTATTGGTCATGAGTGCGATATAATCTGCCCGAAAGGCCCCCACAAATGTCCCATTTTTGATATGGGAAAAGAGAGAATTGAAAATGACGAAACCGCCGTAAAGAGTAAAGACGGCCGTTTTATTCCAATAATCAAAAGCGCGCGAAGGATTCCAATCAGAGGCGTTGAAGTTGTTGTCGAGAATTTTCAAGATATCACCGAAATGAAAATCGCTCGGAAGAACCTCGAGAAATCGGAGGAAACGATCAGAAACATCTTTGAAACGAGCGAAGAGGTCCTTTTTGCTTCGGACATAAAAGGAGAAATAACCGACATCAACCCCGCTATCGAACGGGTGGCCGGCTATTCCGTTGATGAAATTATCGGTAAAAGCGCCTTTATCTTCTACGAGGATCCTTACGAGAGGGAAGAACTGATAAGTGAGCTCAAGAGAACCGGCTTTTTGAAAAACAAGGAGATCCATCTTTACGCAAAGGATGGCTCAATACTATATGGACTTGTAACCGCAAATCCCCGCCTGGACGACAAGGGCAATATCATAGGGTTAAGGGGATCGATCAGAGACATCACCGAGATGAAAAAACTTGAATATCAGTTCATGCAGACCCAGAAAATGGAGGCTATCGGCAATCTGGCGGGCGGGATAGCCCATAACTTCAACAACATCCTCATGGGGATAATGGGATACGCCGAATTCCTCGTTTTAAAAAAGAAACCGGATGACCAAGACTACAAGGCGGTAAAAACCATCTTCGACGCCACCCAGAGAGCCGTGGAATTAACGACCCAGCTTCTTAACATAGCGAGAAGCGGCACACACATTCCAAGAAAGATAAATCTGAATAATATTGTTAAAGAGACTCTTCTTCTCCTGTCGGGATCCATGGATAAATCGGTCAAGATCGAAACACATTATGAAGAGGAAGTCAAACCGATCAAAGGCGACCGAGGGCAGCTTGAGCAGTGCCTTCTTAATCTGTGCATCAACGCCAGGGAAGCCATGAAGGTCGGCGGTAAAATCGTTATCGAAACTCAAAATGTATACCTGGAAGACAATTACGCCACAAATCACATAGAGGCCGGAACAGGCGATTATGTGATGATGTCCGTTTCAGACACCGGAGTCGGCATCCCCGCAAAGATAAAGGAGCGGATATTCGAGCCCTTTTTTACGACGAAGAGCGACAAGGGCGGCACCGGTATGGGACTGGCAACGCTGTACGGGATAATAAAGAATCATGGGGGTTTCGTGAATGTCTACAGCGAAGAGGGGAAAGGCTCCGTCTTTAAGCTGTATTTTCCCGTATCTCTCGGAGTCATCGATGAGGAAGAGGAATTAGGCGAGGAATTAGCCGAGGGGACAGCGGCGGGGGGAACGGAAACCGTGCTTATTATAGATGACGAGCAGTACGTTCTGGATATCTGGGCCGATTACCTCACCGATAACGGATTTAAGGTCCTGACCGCAAAAAACGGCAAAAAGGGCATCAAGCTGTTCAAGGAGCGTGCGGATGACATCGACATCGTAATCCTCGACTACATTATGCCGGACATAAGCGGCAGGGATGTGCTGAAAAGGCTGAAAGAGATCAAAAAGGATATCAAGGTCCTCGTTGCCTCCGGTTACAGCAAAAACGGACAGGCAAAGGAGATGATGGAGGGTGACGCCGACGGATTCATCCAAAAGCCGAGCAGTCTGTCGGAGCTGATTAGAAAGATCAGAGGCATCATTGACCGGTAG
- a CDS encoding DHA2 family efflux MFS transporter permease subunit gives MAQKSQKETPQEPNDRYKWLVLLIVIMGSFMAILDNSIVNVALPHLMVAFSSNLEEIEWVVTGYMLAFAILMPLTVWLRDALGLKNAFILALLFFIMGSALCGISWNRESLIFFRIIQAIGGGALMPTGLTMTTEVFPPEERGMALGIWGAGATIAPAVGPTLGGYLVDYVNWRYIFYINIPIGIVVIATALIILRKDRGHGGSVRFDLPGFFFLSMALAGLLLGFTQGEREGWHSPYILAMFGTAYFSFLIFLITERLVKNPIVELSIFNNRNFSLGCIMGVIRSIGLFSSVFLMPLFLQNLMGYTAFDTGLLMMPSALAVSVSMPLAGNITDRIGPKVPAVFGGILTAYSLYLYSRLSLNSSYEFLLYGFIIRGVGLGFLMAPLTVATINAAPKRMMSLASGLLNVIMQVSGAFGVAIFSSMLSRREAFHSAEYYVHLTPDNVPLSILLSKISQNLNGFKSSIAGTSEIAQALLFRYLKSWAAVNSFDDVFLVSAFVVGIGSMLVLFLKDIYPQKGIFGHFKSDGKLGREHYHHD, from the coding sequence GTGGCACAGAAATCTCAAAAAGAAACTCCCCAGGAGCCGAATGACCGCTATAAGTGGCTGGTTCTCCTCATTGTCATCATGGGCTCCTTTATGGCCATCCTCGACAACTCCATCGTCAACGTGGCCCTGCCTCATCTCATGGTGGCCTTTTCCTCAAACCTCGAAGAGATAGAGTGGGTCGTGACCGGCTACATGCTGGCGTTTGCCATCCTTATGCCGCTCACCGTCTGGCTCCGTGACGCACTGGGGCTCAAAAACGCCTTTATCCTCGCCCTCCTCTTTTTCATCATGGGATCGGCCCTGTGCGGCATTTCCTGGAACCGGGAGTCGCTGATATTTTTCCGGATCATACAGGCCATCGGCGGCGGCGCCCTCATGCCCACGGGTCTCACAATGACCACGGAGGTGTTCCCCCCGGAGGAGAGGGGGATGGCCCTGGGTATCTGGGGAGCGGGGGCCACCATCGCCCCGGCGGTGGGGCCGACGTTGGGAGGCTACCTGGTGGATTACGTAAACTGGCGCTACATTTTTTACATCAATATCCCCATCGGGATTGTCGTCATCGCCACGGCGTTGATCATTCTGAGGAAAGACCGGGGACACGGCGGCAGCGTGCGCTTCGATCTGCCCGGATTCTTTTTCCTCTCCATGGCCCTCGCCGGCCTGCTCCTGGGATTCACCCAGGGTGAGCGTGAGGGATGGCATTCGCCCTATATCCTTGCCATGTTCGGCACAGCGTATTTTTCGTTTCTCATCTTCTTGATCACGGAAAGACTCGTAAAGAACCCGATTGTGGAGCTCTCCATCTTCAACAACAGGAACTTCTCCCTCGGCTGCATCATGGGGGTCATTCGCTCCATCGGGCTTTTCTCGTCGGTCTTTTTGATGCCCCTCTTTTTGCAGAACCTCATGGGATATACCGCCTTCGACACCGGACTTTTGATGATGCCCTCGGCCCTGGCCGTCTCCGTAAGTATGCCGTTGGCGGGAAACATCACCGACCGCATCGGCCCAAAGGTCCCCGCCGTATTCGGCGGCATCCTAACGGCCTATTCCCTCTATCTATACAGCAGGCTCTCGCTGAACTCCAGCTACGAATTTCTGCTTTACGGGTTCATCATCAGGGGGGTCGGTCTGGGATTTCTGATGGCGCCCTTGACGGTCGCCACCATCAACGCGGCGCCAAAGCGGATGATGAGCCTGGCGTCGGGACTCCTCAACGTCATAATGCAGGTCTCGGGGGCCTTCGGGGTCGCCATCTTCAGCTCCATGCTCTCAAGACGGGAGGCTTTTCACAGCGCCGAATATTACGTTCATCTCACACCCGATAACGTCCCCCTCTCCATTCTCCTCTCGAAGATCAGTCAAAACCTCAACGGATTCAAAAGCTCCATCGCTGGGACTTCGGAGATCGCCCAGGCCCTGTTGTTTCGCTACCTTAAAAGCTGGGCCGCCGTCAATTCCTTCGACGACGTTTTTCTGGTCAGCGCCTTCGTGGTCGGCATCGGCTCCATGCTGGTGCTCTTTTTAAAGGATATCTATCCCCAGAAGGGAATCTTCGGCCACTTCAAGTCGGACGGCAAGCTGGGCAGGGAGCACTACCACCACGATTAG